The Prevotella sp. oral taxon 299 str. F0039 genome has a segment encoding these proteins:
- a CDS encoding response regulator transcription factor — protein sequence MEDKLKILLCEDDENLGMLLREYLQAKGYAATLCPDGEAGYKEFLKNKFDICVLDVMMPKKDGFTLAQEIRQSNADMPIIFLTAKTLKEDILEGFKIGADDYITKPFSMEELVFRIEAILRRVHGKKNKESTLYNIGRFTFDTQKQLLTIGDKQTKLTTKENELLALLCSHANEILQRDFALKTIWIDDNYFNARSMDVYITKLRKHLKDDEQIEIINIHGKGYKLITPEQD from the coding sequence GGAATGTTGCTTAGAGAATATCTACAAGCAAAAGGTTATGCAGCAACTCTTTGCCCAGATGGTGAAGCAGGATATAAAGAATTTTTGAAAAATAAATTTGACATTTGCGTTCTTGATGTAATGATGCCTAAAAAAGACGGATTTACTCTAGCACAAGAAATAAGACAATCAAATGCAGATATGCCTATAATATTCCTCACTGCAAAAACATTAAAAGAGGATATATTAGAAGGATTCAAGATTGGAGCAGATGATTATATCACAAAACCATTCTCTATGGAAGAACTAGTATTCCGTATTGAAGCTATTCTTCGTCGCGTACATGGTAAGAAGAACAAAGAAAGTACATTGTATAACATTGGTAGATTTACGTTTGATACCCAAAAGCAATTGCTAACAATTGGAGATAAGCAAACAAAACTAACAACTAAAGAAAATGAATTGTTAGCTTTACTTTGCTCACATGCAAACGAAATTCTACAACGTGATTTCGCATTAAAAACCATTTGGATTGATGATAACTATTTCAATGCACGCTCTATGGATGTTTATATAACCAAACTACGTAAACATTTAAAAGACGATGAACAAATAGAAATCATTAATATTCATGGTAAGGGCTATAAACTTATCACCCCTGAA